Below is a genomic region from Zonotrichia leucophrys gambelii isolate GWCS_2022_RI unplaced genomic scaffold, RI_Zleu_2.0 Scaffold_103_156682, whole genome shotgun sequence.
CTCCTCGTCCTTGCGGCCGcctggggggcacgggggggtcagcacagccccagagcaccccagaaTCCTGGGGGACCCCCCAGAatccccaggacccccctcgcagcccccaaaatcccaggggaaTCCCCCAGAAtgctcagagccccccaaaatcctgaggAATCCCCTAAAAACCCGAGGAACTCCTCCCCCAGAATGCTcggagccccccaaaatcttGGGGGAATCCCTGCCTGGAATGCTCAGAGCTCCCTGAAATCCTGGGGGACCCCTCCTCAGAATCctcagaccccccaaaatcctgggggaATCCCCCTGGAACACttggagccccccaaaatcttGGGGGATCCCTCTTTGGAATAttcagagccccccaaaatcctgcgACCCCCTGGAATGCTCAGAGCACCCTGAAATCCTtggggaacccccaaaatcctgagaGACCTCCACACCTAAAACACTtggagcaccccaaaacccccagggaccctccctgaccccccaaaatcccaggactCCCTAAACCACCCAAAATCCGGAGATCCCCTGGAACGCTcagagctccccaaaatccctggggaaCCCCCTGAAATCCTGAGGGACCCCCCTGCCAAAACGCTTCAAGCACCCCAAAACTCgtggggacccccccaaatttcGGGGACCCCCCCCCGGTACCTTTCTTGCCCTTGGGGTACGGGGCCAGCTCCTCCCGCCGGTGCCCCCGGCGCTCCCGCGGCGCCTCCTCCTTCTCGGGGGGCTCCTCGGCCTCTGCGGGGGCATCGGGCGtcaggggggaccccaaatccactggggggccccccaaatccccctcaggGTTGGGGGACCCCGGATCCtccccagggtttggggacGTCCCCCAGTTCCTCCCATGGGGTTTGGTGACTCCTCACATTCCCccgtggggtttgggggatcccCCCCGGACAcccctgcagggtttggggaccccccaattccccctcggggttttggggacccccGAGATACACCCGTGGGATCTGGGAACCGCCCAGACCACCCgcccggggtttttgggggcccccatCAGGTTTTGGGGACACCCCCTGGGTATGGGGACCaccccaggttttggggttctcaCCAGTTCCCCCACCCAGTTTTTGGGGCCCCTCCCGGTTTTAGGGAcccccccaatttttggggtccccccccagttttggggtctccccagTCCCccccccaggttttggggttccctgcaGTTTCCCCCCCCAGGTTTTGGGGCCCCTCCAAGCTTTTGGGGTTCCCCCGGGTTTTGGGCCCCTTCCCCCATTTCGGGGTCCCCCCCACCTGTGCCCCCCCGCGCTCTCCGGGCGGGTTTGGTGATGACGGAGTTGGGGTCGCTCGGGGACAGCCACGACACCAGGTCCGTGTCCACGTTCCAGTAATAGGGCAGCCCGCTGTGGGGAATGGGGGGGTCCTGTGGATCCTATAGAGCCCCATGGACCCCATAGAGCCATGGGGTGCCCCATAGAGCCCCATAGAGCCCCATGGACCCCATAGAGCCCTATGGATCCTATAGAGCCATGGGGTGCCCCATAGAGCCCCATGGACCCCCATAGATCCTATAGAGCCCCACGGACCCCATAGAGCCCCACGGACCCCATAGAGCCCCACAGACCCCATAGAGCCCCACGGacccacagccagggacagccacgACACCAGTAATAGGGCAGCCCGCTATAGGGAATGGGGGGGGTCCTATGGATCCTATAGAGCCATGGGGTGCCCTAGAGAGCCCCATAGGCCCCATAGAGCCCTACAGATCCTATAGAGCCCCATGGACCCCATAGAGCCCTATGGATCCTATAGAGCCCTATAGATCCTATAGAGCCATGGGGTGCCCCATAGAGCCCCATGGACCCCCATAGATCCTATAGAGCCCCACAGACCCCATAGAGCCCCACGGACCCCATAGAGCCCTATGGATCCTATAGAGCCATGGGGTGCCCCATAGAGCCCCATAGAGCCCCATGGACCCCATAGAGCCCCATGGATCCTATAGAGCCCTATAGATCCTATAGAGCCATGGGGTGCCCCATAGAGCCCTATAGACCCCATAGAGCCCCACAGacccacagccagggacagccacgACACCAGTAATAGGGCAGCCCGCTATAGGGAATGGGGGGGGTCCTATGGATCCTATAGAGCCATGGGGTGCCCCATAGAGCCCCATGGACCCCATAGAGCCCCATGGATCCTACAGAGCCCTATAGATCCTATAAAGCCATGGGGTGCCCCATAGAGCCCTATAGACCCCATAGAGCCCCATGGACTCACAGCCGGGGACAGCCACGACACCAGTAATAGGGCAGCCCGCTATAGGGAATGGGGGGGGTCCTATGGATCCTATAGAGCCATGGGGTGCCCTATAGAGCTCTATAGACCCCACAGAGCCCTATAGATCCTATAGAGCCCCACGGACCCCACAGAGCCGGGGACAGCCACGCCCCCAGGGCCGTGGCCACGCCCCAGTAATAGGGCAGCCCCctgtgtgtggggggggggaaatggggctgtgGGACCCCATAGAGCCCCATGGACCCTACAGAGCCCCATAGAGCCCACAGAGCCCCATGGACCCCACAGAGCCCTATAGATCCTATAGAGCCCCACGGACCCCATAGAGCCCTATAGACCCCATAGAGCCCCACGGACCCCACAGAGCCGGGGACAGCCACGCCCCCAGGGCCGTGTCCACGTCCCAGTAATAGGGCAGCCCCCTGTGggggggaatggggctgggggaccTATGGACCCTACAGGGCCGTGGGAAGGATCCTATGGACCCTATAGAGCCCAGGGGAGGTTCTATGGATCCTATAGAGCCATGGGGGCCCTACAGAGCCCTATGGACCCTACGGAGCCATGGGGGGCTATGGATCCTATAGGGCCATGAGAAGTGCCTTATAGAGCCCCATGGACCCTATAGAGCCCTACAGATCCTATAAAGCCATGGGGGGCCCTATAGACCCCATAGAGCCCTATGGATCCTACAGAGCCATGAAAGAGCCCTATGGAGCCATGGGGGGGATATGGATCCTATAGAGCCCTACAGATTCTATAGAGCCATGGGGGGCCCTGTAGACCCCAGAGAGCCCTATGGGGATCCTATTGAACCATGAAAGAGCCCTATGGATCCTATAGAGCCATAGGGGGCCCTATGGAGCCATGGGGGGGATATGGATCCTATAGAGCCCTACAGATTCTATAGAGCCATGGGGGGCCCTGTAGACCCCATAGAGCCCTATGGGGATCCTATTGAACCATGAAAGGCCCTATGGATCCTATAGAGCCATGAAAGAGCCCTATGGAGCCATGGGGGGGATATGGATCCTATAGAGCCCTACAGATCCTATAGAGCCATGGGGGGCCCTACAGAGCCCAGAGAGCCCCCTTTGGATCCTATAAAGAcatggggggggaggggggcatGGACCCTATAGAGCCATGGGGAGGCCCTACAAACCCTATAGATGCCTATGGACTCTATAGATGCCTATGGACCCTATAGAACCATGAAAGAGCCCTATGAACCCTGTAGAGCCATGGGGGGAACCTACAGACCCTATACATGCCTATGGACCCTATAGAGCCATGAGAGGGCCCTATGGAGCCATGGGGGCCCTATGGACCCTACAGAGCTCGGGGGGGACCCTACGGACCCTGCAGACACTGGGAGGGGCCATATGGACCCTAGAGATGCCTATGGACCCTATAGAGTCCTGAGGAGGCCCTATAGAGCCATGAGAGAGCCTATAGACCCTATAGAGCCCAGGGAGGGACCCTATAGAGCTCAGGGGGGCCCTATGGACCCTACAGCCCCTATaggtgttcctgcagcccctatgggtgttcctgcagcccctatgggtgttcctgcagcccctacGGGTGTTCCTACAGCCCCTATAGGTGTTCCTACAGCCCCTATGGGTGTTCCTACAGGCCCTGTaggtgttcctgcagcccctatgggtgttcctgcagcccctatGGGTGTTCCTACAGCCCCTATgggtgttcctgcagcccctatgggtgttcctgcagcccctatGGGTGTTCCTACAGCCCCTATAGGTGTTCCTACAGCCCCTATgggtgttcctgcagcccctatAGGTGTTCCTACAGCCCCTATaggtgttcctgcagcccctatgggtgttcctgcagcccctatGGGTGTTCCTACAGCCCCTATaggtgttcctgcagcccctatAGGTGTTCCTACAGCCCCTGTaggtgttcctgcagcccctatGGGTGTTCCTACAGGCTCTGTAGGATTCGGGAGGTCCCTATAACACCAGGGAGGTTCCTAGAGCCAGCAGGGAGATTTCACCAGGATGGGAGGGGTCTCCCTGGGTGGGAGGGGTCTCACAGGTGGGGGAGGGGTCTCCCtgtgtggggaggggtctcaccagGTGGGGTCGATGACTTTGTACCATGGCGGCATCAGCCCCTCGAGCCGTGAGGCCTCGTAATCCACGTGGGCATCGTCGTAATCCTCAGCGATGATCTCCTCCTCGGGCTCTGGGCGGGGCATTGCACTGACCACACCCACCATCCCAAACCCCGCCCACTGCCACGCCCACTGCCCAAAGCACTGCCACACCCACTGCCCAAATCCTCAGCGATGATCTCCTCCTCGGGCTCTGGGCGGGGCTGTGAGCATGGCCACGCCCACCATCCCTGACCCCGCCCACTACCCCAATCCTCAGCAATGATCTCCTCCTCGGGCTCTGGGTGAGGTATCAGCATGGCCACGCCCACCATTCCTGACCCCGCCTACTGCCAGACTCACTGCATAAGCCACACCCCCTGCCCCAATCCTCAGCGATGATATCCTCGGGCTCTGGGTGGGGCATCACACTGACCACACCCACTGCCACGCCCACCACACCAACCCCCACCCACTGCCACGCCCACTGCCCAAACCACACTCTCTGTCCAAAGCCCACCCCAAATATCTGGTGTAAATCTCAGGCTTTGGGGTGTGGCCATCAGCCTGACCCTGCCCACTGCCACACCCACAGCCACGCCCAATGTCCCAGCCCCCCTCCAGTGCTGGGCAatgggctggggtggggctgggatgagATCCCCgcccacagcccagagccacacCCACCAATGAGCCAcgccctgcccagagccacacccacagcccagagccacacCCACTAATGAGCCACGCCCTGCCCAGAGGCACACCCACCAATGATCCACAccccctgcccagagccacacccacagcccagagccacacCCAATGAGCcacaccctgcccagagccacaCCCACCCATGATCCACaccccctgcccagagccccgcccacagcccagagccacacCCACCAATGAGCCAcgccctgcccagagccacacccacagcccagagccacacCCACCAATGAGCCACACCCTGCCCAGCGCCACACCCATAGCCCAGAGCCACACCCACCCATGAGTCCCACCCTGCCCATAGCACCACCCACAGCTGAGACCACCACCCACAACTCAGAACCACGCCCACTGCCAATAGCCCCGCCCACTACCCCACCCCCACTTGGCAATCATTACCCGGGGTCTGGGGGCGGGCACACCCAGGCCACGCCCCCAGCCCCCACCCACCGAAGCCCCGCCCCCTCTCACCGGGCTCCACGTGCTTGAGCAGCCCCCGCTTGGCCAGGCGGGACTGGAGAGCCACGGGCAGCGGCATGGCCGGGGAACGGCACCGGGAATGCACCGGGAACACCGGGATCAGCACCGGGAATGCACCGGGAACACCGGGATCAGCACCGGGAATGCACCGGGAAcgctgggcacagcaccagaGTCAAACTGGAGATAACACCAGGACACGGGGGTCAGCACCGGGACAGCACCAAGAGACAGACTGGGGACAGCACCGGCTGGAGGCACGGGACACCGGGGAGtcagcactgggacagcaccGGGACATGGGGGTCAGCACCGGGAATGCACCGggaacactggggacagcaccgggacaccagggacagcaccagACAGGGCTCAGCACCGGAACAACACCAACGGGAGACACGGGACAAGGGTCAGCACCGGGATAGCACCGGGACAGCAGCGGGAATGCACCAggaacactggggacagcacctGACAGGGGTCAGCGTCGGGATACCGGGGAGTCAGCACTGGAACAGCACCGAGAATTTACCGCAGACAGACTGGGGGCAGCAGCGGGAATGCACCGGGACACGGGGGTCAGCACCgggacagcactggggcagACTGGGGACCGCACCGGCTGGAGGCACGGACACCGGGGAGTCAACACTGGGACAGCACCGGGACAGCACCAGGAACACCGGCTGGGGGTACGGGACAGGGGGATCAGCACTGCGAATGCACcgggagcactgggaacacccGGGAACACACCGGGAACCACGAGGAACAGAACGGGAACACACCGGGAACCCCGCAGAGCCCCGGACCCCGCTGCGGGCACAGCACGGAGCTGCTCAGTGCCGGGACCCCCCGAATGTTCCCGGGACCCTCAGAGCCCCCTCGGTGTCCCGGAAAACCCCTCGGGCACCGGGGAGAGGCCCGGAACCGGCAAAGGAGCCCCGAAACCTCCCGGGAACAGCGGGAACCCCCGGAACCACCCCGGGAACTCCAGTTTggtcccagttcccccagttcAGTCCCAGTTACCCCATTTCGGTCCCAGTTCCCCAAGTTCggtcccagttcaatcccagttaCCCCAGTCCGGTCCCAGTTCAATTCCAGTTACCCCAGTTCggtcccagttcaatcccagttacaccagttcaatcccagttcaGTCCTAGTTCAATTCCAGTTACaccagttcaatcccagttcagtcccagttcaatcccagttaCCCCGGTTCggtcccagttcaatcccagttatcccagttCAATCCTGGTTCggtcccagttcaatcccagttaCCCCAGTTCGGTCCCAGTTACCCCGGTTcaatcccagttcaatcccagttcGGTCCCGGCTCCCACCGGAAGCTGCCGCCGGCCTCGCACCGCTCACGTGACCGCGCTGCCCCTTTAGCCCCGCCCCCGTTGCCCCGGTAACAGCCGGCATTTCCGCTGACCACGTGACCCCTTTCGGCCAATCAGCCGCGGGCTGGCGCGGGCCCTCGGCCAATCAGCGCGCGGGAAGGCGGCGCGCGCGACGCGGGACCcgcatgggcgccgccatgttgggggggcggcggccccgcgctgtttttggggggtctccGTTCAAAATGGCggccctgggggctccgggCCCCTTCCGGGCTCACCCCGAGCCCGCCGCGCCTCCCTCCCCACGGCACCGGGGCTCCAAAGACACCGGGAACCGAACGGGGGCTCTGCCCCTTTATTAAAACTGTGCTCGAGGGGTCAAAGGTCACCGGGCACGGGTCGGGAGGTCCCTGAGGCGGCCACGGGGGTCACAGTGCAAAGGTCACGCCCCGGAGGGGGGGACAGAAGTCAAAggtcagcagagccctgagggggCAGAGGTCAAAGGTCAGCAGCAAAGGccccagaggagagcagaggtcAAAGGTCAGCAACAGGAGGTCACCAGGAGGTCCCTGAGGTTGGGGCCACCAAGAGAGGTCAGAGGGCCAGCACAGGGGTCAGCGGGGTCACAGAGAGGTCAGGGGTCAGAGAGAGGTCAGGGGTCACAGAGACATCACAGAGGTCCCACAGAGATcagaggctgcaggcagaggtcAGAGGTCACCCAGAGGTCAGAGGTCACAGGGTCAGGCCAGGCGGCAgccccgggagcggggccgggggcggggctgggGTTGGTGGGGGGGGTCCGGGGAGGCCCCGGGGGGGCGGAGCTGTGGAGGGAGGGGGATGGGCTCCCCCAGGAATAGCCCCTCCCacgatgatgacgatgatgatgatgatgatgaaggccagcgggggcgggcccggcccctccccctccGCAGCGCTGGGGGGGAGCcccgggggggggaggggccaggcctggaggggtgaggggagggggcacagggggtggggggaggggaggggccGGCGCCCAGGTCGGGCAGGGAGTGGCGGTGGGAGGAGGGGCCagtgggggaggggccatggggggaggggccggtgggggcggggccatggggggaggggcggggcgtGGCCCCCAGCTCGGGCAGGGAGTGGCGGTTGGGACCCCCCCGGCGGAACCGGGGCTGCCAGCCTGCGATGGAGGGGCCGGTCAGCCCAGTTAGCCACAATTAACCCCAGTTAACCTCCCCAGTTAgccccagttcatcccagttaaCCTCCCCAGTTAGCCCCAGTTAGCCCCAGTTAACCCCCCAGTTagtcccagttcatcccagttaaCCTCCCCATTTAgccccagttcatcccagttaaCCCCCCCAGTTagtcccagttcatcccagttacCCTCCCCAGTTAgccccagttcatcccagttaaCCTCCCCAGTTAgccccagttcatcccagtgaGCCTCTCCAGTGCTGCCCCCAGGGCTCCCAGTAATCCCCCCACTGCTCCCAGTTCCCCACaatcccagtcccccccagtgccctccagtccctcccagttccccccagtgcTCACCCAGttctccccagtgtccccccaagTCCcttccagttcctcccagtccatcccagttccccccccAGTGCCCTCTGTCCCCCCCCACACCCTCTCAGTgctcccccagtccctcccagtcccctcctgcccccccccccattcTCCACCAATgccctcccagtcccttccagtTCCCCCCCAGtcctctcccattcccagttccctcccagtcccccccattcccccccagtccctcccagtgccccccagcctctcccagtctCACCAGCCGGGGGTGCCCCTCCCCAGGATCGCCTCCGGGGGGCGCTGCGGTGCCCGAGGCTGTTGCTGTTGGGGCTGTTGTTGCTGTTCCCGTTCCGGGTACTGccgttcccgttcccggtgCTGTCCTTGTCGTTGCCGGGGGCACAGCGGGGGGAGCAGAAGATTTGCCCCCCCCGGGGCAGGAAGGGCCGGCCCAGCAGGGGGCGCCCGCAGGGGGCACAGCGGAAACAGCCGGGGAGGGGGTGCCAGTGCTGCCCCCTGTGGGTGACGTGGgggtcctgcagctctggggacagacaggggacagtgagggacattggggacccactggggacaatggggacagtgagggacactgggggtgcCAGTGCTGCCCCCTGTGGGTGACGTGGGGGTCCTGTaggcctggggacacacaggggacaatggggacagtgagggacccccacaacccccccccccgaaTCCCCTTAggaccccctgggacccccaaaacttccctggggacccccacactgcccctggggacccccaaaccacTCCTGGGACCCCTAAACCCCCACTGGAGTCCCCCTAAGtcccccctgggacccccaaacccctccgaGGACACCCTTAGGAccccctggggacccccaaacccccccggaACTGCCAAATTGCCCCAAGGGACTCCCTCaggaccccccgggaccccaaacccccgggGACCCCCAAATCTTCACCCAGGGAACCCCAAcccacccccagggaccccctaggacccccaaactgccctggggaccccaacaccccccccagggacccctaAACTGTCCCTGGAGTCTCCAATAAACcctcctggggaccccaaagccccagaaggacccccaaactgccccggAGACCCCCTTAGGAGCCGCTGGCAACCCCCTACGACCTGCTAGGGACCCCCAAAACTTCCCCTGGggagccccaaactgccccagggacccccaaacccctctgaggACCCCCCTAGGCCTCCCAAACCTCTCCAAGGACCCCTTTAGGACCTCCTGGACACCCCCAAACCTCTCCAAGGACCCCTTTAGGACCCCCTGGACACCCCCAAACCTCTCCAAGGACCCCTTTAGGACCCCctggacacccccaaacccctccaagGACCCCTTTAGGAcctcctgggacccccaaaactgcccctgAGGACCCACAAAACTTCCCCTGGTGCCCCCAAATGCCCCATGGAGACCCTGAAACTGCCCCTGGGACCTCCTTAGGACccccaaaccactctggcaaccccaaaccccccttggAGACCTCCATTAAcccccctggggacccccaagtCCCCcttgggaccccccaaacttccccccagggaccccccgtgccccccccgcccctcaCCGATGGGGTCCCCGCAGGTGTCGCACAGGtgggcgcggcgggcgcggcagggggggcacaggggctgcccctcccccccggGCACGCTCTGGGGGTCCAGGGCCCCCTCGCACTCGAGGCAGCGCAGGTGGCGCAGGTGCCAACGGCGCCCCCCGGCCTCGGCACAGGGACCCCCGAAAATCAGCTGGGAAcgggggggaaatgggggggtcagggacacagagaccccagagcccccaaaaATCAGCTGGGAAcgggggggaaatggggggtcagggacacagagacccccagggaccccccctcccaaaatcccctggcCTCGGCACAGGACCCCGAAAatcagctggggagggggaaatggggggtcagggacacagagatccCCAGGGacccaccccccaaaatccccctggcctcggcacagagacccccaaaaatcagctgggaatgggggggaaATGAGGGGGGTTAAGGGACACAGAGACCCCAGGGaccccaccccccaaaatccccctggcCTTGGCACAGGACCCCGAAAATCAgctgggagggggaaatggggaggtTAAAAGACACAGCCcagacccccagggaccccgcccccaaaatccccctggcctcagcacagggacccccgaaaatcagctgggaatggggaaatgagGGGGGTTAAAGGAcacagagacccccagggaccccccccaaaatccccccggcctcagcacagggacccccGAAAATCAGCTGGGAAcgggggggaaatggggggtcagggacacagagacccccagggacccccccccaaaatccccctggcctcagcacagggacccccgaaaatcagctgggaatgggggggaaatgggggatcagggacacagagacccccagagccccccaaaaatcagctggggaggggggaaaaggggggtcagggacacagagacccccagagcccccaaaaatcagctggggaggggggaaaagggggtcagggacacagagaccccagagcccccaaaaatcagctggggaggggggaaaaggggggtcagggacacagagaccccagagccccccaaaaatcagctggggaggggggaaatggggggtcagggacacagagacccccagagccccccaaaaatcagctggggaggggggaaaaggggggtcagggacacagagacccccagggacccaccccccaaaatccccctggcctcagcacagggacccccGAAAATCAGCTGGGAAcgggggggaaatgggggggtcagggacacagagacccccagggacccaccccaaaatccccctggcctcggcacagggacccccgaaaatcagctggggaggggggaaaaggggggtcagggacacagagacccctgggacccccagagcccccctaAGAgaccccccagtgccccccaaaaatcagctgGGGGGCACCAAGGGGAGATGGGGGAGAGGGGGGGCCGGCCCAGCACCCAAAGAACCCATcggccccccaaaaccacccagagCACCCCATAACCACCCCATAAGCACCCACAGCACCACAAAATTCCCTGATAACCACCCCATaactgctcccagcaccccacaACCACCCTCAGCACCCCATAACCACACCCCAACACCCCATACCCACCCCATAACTGTTCCCAGCACCCCATATCCACAATGAGCACCCCATAACCACCCCATATTCCCCATGCCCACCCCATATCCCCCACACCctgtcacagccagggcaaTGGTGTCACatgctgtccccatggtgccGCCCCATACCCACACTGAGCACCCCATAACCACCCCATaactgctcccagcaccccatAACCCCCTATAACCACACTGAGCCCCCCATAACCACCTCATAAACTGCCCATAGCACCCCATAACCACTGAtagcaccccaaaaccaccccataACTGCCCATAGCACCCCATAACCACACTGAGCACCCCATAACCACTCCGTAACCGCACTGCAGCACCCCATAACCACCTCATaactgctcccagcacccatAACCCCCTATAACCACACTCAGCCCCCCATAACCACCTCATAAACTGCCCATAGCACCCCATAACCACTGAtagcaccccaaaaccaccccataACTGCCCATAGCACCCCATAACCACACTGAGCACCCCATAACCACCTCATAAACTGCCCAtagcaccccaaaaccaccccataaccaccccaaaaccaccccataACTGCCCATAGCACCCCATAACCACACTCAGCCCCCATAACCACCTCATAAACTGCCCAtagcaccccaaaaacaccccataACCACACTGAGCACCCCATAACCACTCCGTAACCGCACTGCAGCACCCCATATCCGTCCCTaactgctcccagcaccccagaACCACTCCATACCCTCCCTCAGCACCCCATGACTACACTGAGCACCCCATAACCACCCCATAACTGTTCCCAGCACCCCATAACCACACTGAACACCCCATAACTGCCCCTTAACCACCCCATAACCACAGTGAGCACCCCATAACTACCCCATAATCACATCCCAGCACCCCATAAACACACTGAGCAGCCCATAGCCACCCCACaactgctcccagcaccctATAACCACCCCATAACCACAGGAGCACCCCATAACCACATCCCAGTGCTCCATAACCACCCCATAATCATTGACAgtaccccaaaaccacccataTCCACCCCATAACCACTCATTGcaccccatcctcatcccataACCACCCATCCTCACCCCACA
It encodes:
- the PQBP1 gene encoding polyglutamine-binding protein 1, with protein sequence MPLPVALQSRLAKRGLLKHVEPEPEEEIIAEDYDDAHVDYEASRLEGLMPPWYKVIDPTCGLPYYWNVDTDLVSWLSPSDPNSVITKPARRARGGTEAEEPPEKEEAPRERRGHRREELAPYPKGKKGGRKDEELDPMDPSAYSDAPRGTWSTGLPKRNEAKTGADTTAAGPLFQQRPYPSPGAVLRANAEASRGKD